One region of Streptomyces davaonensis JCM 4913 genomic DNA includes:
- a CDS encoding YncE family protein produces the protein MNVEELVRETLRETAEAQGPVAPGLADRVLAVRRRRRARRIAAAAAGTVAVLALAVGVPQLDSGKGDVRPAGLLDGGSETYARPDQSPPRELIAAGQVALAAYYTTETQAEGDDHGRLVRTYWLLDAATGRYEKDTRWSYVAVAPGMRTAAVLERTLPAQRIGLLDLATGEVERWIPVGHGVGGLAYSYDGTRLLATTYEQDPDLMPERGVDEEGEPVYFADPEGSTRTGFIVLDPADQNENGNAWSSAPDEQRFNARSDFAFSRDGRSVYAQLVGERDGMQQFYDLAGNEVAAPANERHLRWDVGARLSPDGTLAALGLTKEVPDKSYSSIRDPRTGKEITKVRGGELIAWVDDRRLIAWERSAGEELYRPRLALVTIGSDEVTWLSGAREQRADTRWNWEPVFARW, from the coding sequence GTGAACGTCGAGGAACTCGTGCGTGAGACGTTGCGGGAGACCGCCGAGGCGCAGGGACCGGTCGCGCCCGGCCTCGCCGACCGGGTGCTTGCCGTGCGGCGGCGCCGCCGCGCCCGCAGGATCGCCGCCGCAGCCGCGGGCACCGTGGCCGTCCTCGCCCTCGCGGTGGGCGTGCCGCAACTGGACTCCGGGAAGGGCGATGTCCGGCCCGCCGGCCTCCTGGACGGCGGCAGCGAGACGTATGCGCGTCCGGATCAGTCGCCGCCCCGCGAGCTGATCGCCGCGGGACAGGTGGCGTTGGCCGCCTACTACACGACGGAGACGCAGGCGGAGGGCGACGATCACGGTCGCCTCGTCCGCACCTACTGGCTGCTCGACGCGGCGACCGGACGGTACGAGAAGGACACCCGGTGGTCCTACGTCGCCGTCGCCCCTGGGATGCGGACAGCCGCCGTACTGGAGCGGACCCTGCCGGCCCAGCGGATCGGGCTGCTCGACCTCGCGACGGGGGAGGTCGAGCGGTGGATCCCGGTCGGGCATGGAGTGGGCGGGCTGGCGTACTCCTACGACGGCACGCGGCTCCTTGCGACGACGTACGAGCAGGACCCCGATCTGATGCCCGAACGGGGTGTCGACGAAGAGGGTGAGCCGGTCTATTTCGCTGACCCCGAGGGGTCCACCCGGACCGGCTTCATCGTCCTGGACCCGGCGGATCAGAACGAGAACGGGAACGCCTGGAGCAGCGCACCGGACGAACAGCGCTTCAACGCCCGTTCCGACTTCGCGTTCAGCCGCGACGGGCGGTCGGTGTACGCGCAGCTCGTCGGTGAGCGGGACGGGATGCAGCAGTTCTACGACCTCGCGGGCAACGAGGTGGCCGCGCCCGCGAACGAACGGCACCTGCGGTGGGACGTCGGCGCCCGGCTCTCCCCGGACGGCACGTTGGCCGCGCTCGGGCTGACGAAGGAGGTGCCGGACAAGTCGTACTCCTCGATCCGTGATCCCCGTACCGGCAAGGAGATCACCAAGGTGCGCGGCGGCGAGCTGATCGCCTGGGTGGACGACCGGCGGCTCATCGCCTGGGAGCGATCGGCGGGTGAGGAGCTGTACCGCCCGCGGCTCGCGCTGGTCACGATCGGCAGCGACGAGGTGACGTGGCTGAGCGGGGCGCGGGAGCAGCGGGCGGATACGCGGTGGAACTGGGAGCCGGTGTTCGCGCGGTGGTGA
- the dapA gene encoding 4-hydroxy-tetrahydrodipicolinate synthase: MTTTDTPFGRALCAMITPFTDEGALDLPGAQRLAERLVSQGCDGLVPSGTTGESPTTTDEEKTRLVRAVREAVGERVSVVAGVGTSDTRHTVELALAAEKAGADGLLIVAPYYSRPPQDALEAHFREIADASGLPLTVYDIPGRTGVRIEPDTLLRLAEHPRIVAVKDCSYDFLAAQKVISRTELAYYAGCDEHILALYAVGGAGYISTVANAAPAQLRAVLDAFDAGRTAEAAVRQQQATHLIELMMSSGLPGTVTAKALLGELGLPAGPVRPPLRPADRETTDGLLNAYRTLTAAE; this comes from the coding sequence ATGACAACCACCGACACCCCCTTCGGCCGCGCCCTCTGCGCCATGATCACGCCCTTCACCGACGAGGGCGCGCTCGACCTCCCCGGAGCGCAACGGCTCGCCGAGCGGCTGGTGTCGCAGGGGTGTGACGGCCTGGTGCCGTCCGGCACCACGGGCGAGTCCCCGACCACGACGGACGAGGAGAAGACCCGGCTCGTACGCGCCGTACGGGAGGCCGTCGGCGAGCGGGTTTCCGTCGTCGCGGGGGTCGGAACCTCCGACACCCGGCACACCGTCGAGCTGGCCCTGGCCGCCGAGAAGGCGGGCGCGGACGGCCTGTTGATCGTGGCGCCGTACTACAGCAGGCCCCCGCAGGACGCCCTGGAGGCCCACTTCCGGGAGATCGCCGACGCGTCCGGCCTCCCGCTCACGGTGTACGACATCCCGGGCCGCACCGGCGTCCGCATCGAGCCGGACACCCTGCTCCGCCTCGCCGAGCACCCGAGAATCGTGGCGGTGAAGGACTGCTCCTACGACTTCCTCGCCGCCCAAAAGGTCATCTCCCGCACGGAGTTGGCGTACTACGCGGGCTGCGACGAGCACATCCTCGCACTGTACGCGGTGGGCGGCGCGGGCTACATCAGCACGGTGGCAAACGCGGCCCCGGCCCAACTCCGGGCCGTACTGGACGCGTTCGACGCCGGACGGACCGCGGAAGCCGCCGTCCGACAGCAACAGGCCACCCACCTCATCGAGTTGATGATGTCGTCGGGCCTGCCCGGCACCGTCACCGCGAAGGCCCTCCTCGGCGAACTCGGCCTTCCCGCAGGCCCGGTCCGCCCCCCGCTGAGGCCCGCCGACCGCGAGACGACCGACGGGCTGCTGAACGCGTACCGAACGCTCACCGCGGCCGAGTGA
- a CDS encoding GbsR/MarR family transcriptional regulator, translating into MPGGRLTQAERQQIALGLADGLAYAEIARRLERPTSTITREVMRNGGPAGYRADLAHRATEQRAHRRKPTPARGGEAAPQAYGRDADAVREYEETLTTVFMQSGTPKMMARVMAALCISDSGSMTASELVQRLQVSPASISKAVTFLESQGLVRRERDERRRERYVVDDDVWYQSMIASARGTAQIVETARQGVGILGPDTPAAVRLENIARFLDFVTESITRAADQARAILSTKPEPPDRDA; encoded by the coding sequence ATGCCGGGAGGCCGACTCACCCAGGCGGAACGTCAGCAGATCGCGCTGGGGCTGGCCGATGGTCTGGCCTACGCCGAGATCGCCAGGCGGCTGGAGCGGCCGACCTCGACGATCACGCGTGAGGTGATGCGCAACGGCGGTCCCGCCGGGTACCGCGCGGATCTGGCTCACCGCGCGACGGAGCAGCGCGCACATCGCCGCAAGCCGACTCCGGCCCGGGGTGGGGAAGCGGCACCGCAGGCGTACGGGCGGGACGCGGATGCCGTGCGCGAGTACGAGGAGACGTTGACGACCGTCTTCATGCAGTCGGGCACGCCCAAGATGATGGCGCGGGTGATGGCCGCCCTGTGCATCAGTGACTCAGGCAGCATGACCGCGTCGGAACTCGTCCAGCGGCTTCAGGTGAGTCCGGCGTCGATCTCCAAGGCGGTGACGTTTCTGGAGAGTCAGGGGCTGGTGCGGCGAGAGCGGGACGAGCGGCGGCGGGAGCGGTATGTCGTCGACGATGACGTCTGGTACCAGTCGATGATCGCCAGCGCCCGAGGGACGGCGCAGATAGTGGAGACGGCGCGGCAGGGCGTCGGCATCCTCGGCCCCGACACCCCGGCCGCCGTCCGCCTCGAAAACATCGCCCGCTTCCTGGACTTCGTCACGGAAAGCATCACGCGAGCGGCAGACCAGGCAAGAGCCATCCTCTCGACGAAACCGGAACCCCCGGACAGGGACGCGTAA
- a CDS encoding DUF4097 family beta strand repeat-containing protein yields MQKFDTPSAISTVLNIPAGRIQLIAADRTDTTVEIRPADPAKNRDVKAAELVEVGFSEGVLRVEIPESEHRLLGPSGSVEVTVQLPTGSGVRGKTAAVELRGVGRLGDVTYDSSQGPVKLDEVATAQLTLADGDISVGRLNGPAELRTQRGNLRIAEAATGTVTLRTEQGDITVSAAHGVSASLDAGTGYGRINNSLKNSGDETGLTIHATTSYGDITATSL; encoded by the coding sequence ATGCAGAAGTTCGACACCCCCTCCGCCATCTCCACCGTCCTGAACATCCCCGCCGGCCGTATCCAGCTCATCGCCGCCGACCGCACCGACACCACCGTCGAGATCCGCCCGGCCGACCCGGCCAAGAACCGTGACGTCAAGGCGGCCGAGTTGGTCGAGGTCGGCTTCAGCGAGGGTGTGCTGAGGGTCGAGATCCCGGAGAGCGAGCACCGGCTCCTCGGGCCGAGCGGGTCCGTCGAGGTCACCGTTCAACTGCCCACCGGCTCCGGTGTCCGGGGCAAGACCGCCGCCGTCGAACTTCGGGGCGTGGGGCGGCTGGGTGACGTGACCTACGACAGCTCCCAGGGGCCGGTCAAGCTCGACGAGGTCGCCACCGCCCAACTCACCCTCGCCGACGGTGACATCAGCGTCGGCCGGCTCAACGGGCCCGCCGAACTCCGCACCCAGCGCGGCAACCTCCGTATCGCCGAGGCCGCCACCGGCACCGTCACCCTCCGTACCGAACAGGGCGACATCACCGTCAGCGCCGCGCACGGCGTCTCCGCCTCGCTCGACGCCGGGACCGGATACGGCCGTATCAACAACTCGCTGAAGAACAGCGGCGACGAAACGGGTCTCACCATCCACGCCACCACCAGCTACGGCGACATCACCGCCACCAGCCTCTGA
- a CDS encoding ATP-binding cassette domain-containing protein has product MTEPAIAANGLRKSYGDKTVLDGIDLAVPEGTIFSVLGPNGAGKTTAVKILSTLISADRDGGQVRVGGHDLAAEAQAIRAAIGVTGQFSAVDGLITGEENMLLMADLHHLGKHEGRAVAAELLERFDLTEAAQKPASTYSGGMKRRLDIAMTLVGSPRIIFLDEPTTGLDPRSRHTMWQIIRELVTGGVTVFLTTQYLEEADQLADRIAVLNNGLIAAEGTAEELKRLIPGGHVRLRFTDPGAYQTAATALREASRDDEALSLQIPSDGSQRELRSLLDWLDATGVEADELSVHTPDLDDVFFALTDTTNAAGIPDQSKETAR; this is encoded by the coding sequence ATGACCGAACCGGCCATCGCGGCCAACGGGCTGCGCAAGTCCTACGGCGACAAGACCGTCCTCGACGGCATCGACCTCGCCGTCCCGGAAGGCACGATCTTCTCCGTGCTCGGTCCGAACGGCGCCGGCAAGACCACCGCCGTGAAGATTCTCTCCACGCTCATCTCCGCCGACCGGGACGGCGGTCAGGTCCGGGTCGGCGGGCACGATCTCGCCGCCGAGGCGCAGGCGATCCGCGCGGCGATCGGGGTCACGGGGCAGTTCTCCGCCGTGGACGGGCTGATCACGGGTGAGGAGAACATGCTCCTCATGGCCGACCTGCACCACCTCGGCAAGCATGAAGGGCGGGCGGTGGCCGCCGAGTTGCTGGAGCGGTTCGATCTCACCGAGGCCGCGCAGAAGCCCGCCTCCACCTACTCGGGCGGGATGAAGCGGCGGCTCGACATCGCCATGACCCTGGTCGGCAGCCCGCGGATCATCTTCCTCGACGAGCCCACCACCGGCCTCGACCCGCGCTCCCGGCACACCATGTGGCAGATCATCCGGGAGCTGGTCACGGGCGGTGTCACCGTCTTCCTCACCACCCAGTACCTGGAGGAGGCCGACCAACTCGCCGACCGCATCGCCGTCCTCAACAACGGCCTGATCGCCGCCGAAGGCACCGCCGAGGAGCTCAAGCGGCTCATCCCGGGCGGGCACGTCCGCCTCCGCTTCACCGACCCCGGCGCCTACCAGACGGCCGCCACCGCGCTCCGCGAGGCGTCCCGGGACGACGAGGCGCTCTCCCTCCAGATCCCCAGCGACGGCAGCCAGCGCGAACTGCGCTCCCTGCTCGACTGGTTGGACGCCACCGGCGTCGAGGCCGACGAACTGAGCGTGCACACCCCCGACCTCGACGACGTCTTCTTCGCCCTCACCGACACCACCAACGCAGCGGGTATCCCCGACCAGTCCAAGGAGACTGCCCGATGA
- a CDS encoding ABC transporter permease yields MSTFSLAVRDSSTMLRRNLLHARRYPSLTLNLLLTPIMLLLLFVYVFGDTMSAGITGGGPDRSEYIAYLVPGLLLMTIGSTTIGTAVSVSNDMTEGIIARFRTMAIHRPSVLIGHVVGSVLQCVLSVVLVGAVATAIGFRSTDANLIEWIAAFGLLVLFATALTWIAVGMGLISPNAEAASNNAVPLILLPLLSSAFVPLSAMPGWFQPVAEYQPFTPAIETLRGLLLGTEIGHDGWLAVAWCLGLTVLGYFWSTSKFNDDPK; encoded by the coding sequence ATGAGCACCTTCTCCCTCGCCGTGCGCGACTCCTCCACCATGCTGCGGCGCAACCTGCTGCACGCCCGGCGCTACCCCTCCCTGACGCTGAACCTGCTGCTCACACCGATCATGCTGTTGCTGCTCTTCGTCTACGTCTTCGGCGACACCATGAGCGCGGGCATCACCGGCGGCGGTCCGGACCGCTCCGAGTACATCGCCTACCTCGTCCCGGGACTGCTGCTGATGACCATCGGCAGCACCACGATCGGTACCGCGGTCTCGGTCTCCAACGACATGACCGAGGGCATCATCGCCCGCTTCCGGACCATGGCCATCCACCGGCCCTCGGTGCTCATCGGACACGTCGTCGGCAGCGTGCTCCAGTGCGTGCTGAGCGTCGTCCTCGTCGGGGCCGTTGCGACCGCCATCGGATTCCGCTCCACCGACGCCAACCTCATCGAGTGGATCGCGGCCTTCGGACTGCTCGTGCTCTTCGCGACGGCGCTCACCTGGATCGCCGTCGGCATGGGGCTGATCAGCCCGAACGCCGAGGCCGCCAGCAACAACGCGGTGCCTCTGATCCTGCTGCCGCTGCTGTCCAGCGCCTTCGTCCCGCTCAGCGCGATGCCGGGCTGGTTCCAGCCCGTCGCCGAGTACCAGCCCTTCACCCCGGCCATCGAGACCCTGCGCGGACTCCTGCTCGGCACGGAGATCGGCCACGACGGCTGGCTCGCCGTCGCCTGGTGCCTGGGGCTCACCGTCCTCGGCTACTTCTGGTCGACCTCGAAGTTCAACGACGACCCGAAGTGA
- a CDS encoding antibiotic biosynthesis monooxygenase, protein MTRRTHAHPDLTRPENGAPFFSTWRVGTPERQAAAVEAIARTWERRPWGSADVLTYHVYAGHDGTTLMHYSQWRSEQGYEAYFKTLRQERNDEIDTAVPGIERVRLDRYRLYRSRARAAGDTRVPGLIVTVRIDFEADAAERRKEWVDTVLASLGGPVGDPGLISAHFHLSTDGGHVLNYAEWESDSAYDAVIDAPETPEWERVRTYPGVKGFTGSRYRHSLGLVP, encoded by the coding sequence ATGACCCGCCGTACCCACGCCCACCCCGACCTCACCCGCCCCGAGAACGGCGCCCCCTTCTTCAGTACCTGGCGGGTGGGCACCCCCGAGCGGCAGGCGGCGGCCGTCGAGGCCATCGCCCGGACCTGGGAGCGCCGGCCCTGGGGCAGCGCCGATGTGCTCACGTACCACGTCTACGCCGGTCATGACGGCACCACCTTGATGCACTACTCGCAGTGGCGGTCCGAGCAGGGCTACGAGGCATACTTCAAGACCCTCCGGCAGGAGCGCAACGACGAGATCGACACCGCCGTACCGGGGATCGAGCGGGTGCGCCTTGATCGGTACCGGCTCTACCGCAGCCGCGCCCGCGCCGCCGGCGACACCCGGGTGCCGGGGCTCATCGTGACCGTGCGGATCGACTTCGAGGCGGATGCCGCCGAGCGGCGGAAAGAGTGGGTGGACACCGTTCTCGCCTCGCTGGGCGGGCCGGTCGGCGACCCGGGGCTCATCTCTGCCCACTTCCATCTGAGCACCGACGGCGGTCATGTCCTCAACTACGCCGAGTGGGAGAGCGATTCGGCCTACGACGCCGTCATCGACGCCCCCGAGACACCTGAGTGGGAGCGGGTGCGGACGTACCCGGGCGTCAAGGGGTTCACCGGCAGCCGGTACCGCCACAGCCTCGGGCTGGTGCCGTAG
- a CDS encoding ArsR/SmtB family transcription factor, whose translation MLDVTVIEDPEAAAVSLDPIRARLLAELAAGPASAAMLAGKVGLPRQKVNYHLKALERHGLVELAGERRKGNVTERLMRATAASYVISPLALAAVQPDPERFRDQLSARWLLAVGARLVRDVGSLITGATKARQRLATYALDGEVRFASAAERAAFIQELTAGVTALIQKYDAPDAEGGRDHRIVVAVHPTLKKTESE comes from the coding sequence ATGTTGGACGTGACCGTGATCGAGGACCCCGAGGCGGCGGCCGTCTCCCTGGACCCCATACGGGCCCGGCTGCTCGCCGAGCTCGCCGCCGGACCCGCGTCGGCCGCCATGCTGGCCGGAAAGGTCGGGCTGCCCCGGCAGAAGGTGAACTACCACCTGAAGGCACTGGAGCGGCACGGCCTGGTCGAGCTGGCCGGGGAGCGCCGCAAGGGCAATGTCACCGAGCGGCTGATGCGGGCGACCGCCGCGTCGTACGTCATCTCGCCGCTCGCCCTGGCCGCCGTACAGCCCGACCCGGAGCGCTTCCGGGATCAGCTGTCGGCGCGCTGGCTGCTGGCGGTCGGCGCCCGGTTGGTGCGCGACGTCGGGTCGTTGATCACCGGTGCCACGAAGGCGCGGCAGCGGCTGGCGACGTACGCCCTGGACGGCGAGGTGCGCTTCGCCTCGGCGGCCGAACGAGCCGCGTTCATCCAGGAGTTGACGGCCGGGGTCACCGCCCTGATCCAGAAGTACGACGCTCCGGACGCCGAAGGCGGCCGTGATCACCGGATCGTCGTCGCCGTCCATCCCACGTTGAAGAAAACCGAGTCGGAATAG